A single region of the Microlunatus panaciterrae genome encodes:
- a CDS encoding SulP family inorganic anion transporter, producing MRVVQRGMPGLWRLMHYRRTWLRGDLLAGVTVAAYLVPQVMAYAEVAGLPAVSGLWACVGPLMIYAVLGSSPQLSIGPESTTALMTAAAVGVMVSGHAERHAEVAAALAIAVGGVCLLGWIGRLGFLANLLSRPVLVGYMAGIAVLMIVSQFGKLTGTEVAGTSTLAELRSIGTQLGRIQWPTLAMSIGVLVVLLAIRRWLPRLPGPLIGMLLAAGVTWLFGLKAYGISTIGQIPRGLPSPAVPSFSGLEMVTLIPAALGVAVVGYTDNVLTGRAFAAKRHEQVDGNQEFLALGAANISAGLLHGFPVSSSGSRTVLGDIMGSRSQLFSLVSLATVLATMFFLSPVLAAFPKAALGAVVVYAAIQLIDIAELRRIGRFRRSELMLALATTVSVLVFNVLYGIGVAIALSLLDLLRRIVNPHDGILGYVPGLPGMHDVDDYATGRQVPGLVVYRYDSPLFFANAENFKNRVMAAVEASDTPVEWFLLNAEANVEVDLTAVDVLDEVRRILESQGIVFAMARVKQDMRDALAAAGFVQRLGDDRIFMTLPTAVEAYIAWYRQKHGTAPAGLEHPPAR from the coding sequence GTGCGCGTCGTGCAGCGCGGAATGCCGGGTCTGTGGCGGCTGATGCACTACCGGCGTACGTGGCTGCGCGGTGACCTGCTGGCCGGAGTCACGGTCGCCGCCTACCTGGTTCCCCAGGTGATGGCCTACGCCGAGGTCGCGGGCCTGCCGGCGGTGAGCGGGCTGTGGGCCTGTGTAGGGCCGCTCATGATCTATGCGGTGCTCGGCTCCTCGCCGCAGCTGTCGATCGGTCCCGAGTCCACCACGGCCCTGATGACCGCTGCCGCCGTGGGCGTCATGGTCTCCGGCCACGCGGAACGGCATGCCGAGGTGGCAGCGGCGCTGGCGATTGCGGTCGGCGGTGTCTGTCTGCTCGGCTGGATCGGTCGGCTGGGTTTCCTCGCCAACCTGCTGTCGAGACCGGTGCTGGTCGGCTACATGGCCGGGATCGCCGTGCTTATGATCGTCAGCCAGTTCGGCAAGCTGACCGGCACGGAGGTGGCAGGGACGTCCACGCTGGCCGAGCTGCGCTCGATCGGGACCCAGCTGGGCCGGATCCAATGGCCCACCCTGGCGATGTCCATCGGCGTGCTGGTTGTGCTGCTGGCGATCCGGCGTTGGCTGCCGCGTCTGCCCGGGCCGCTGATCGGGATGCTGCTCGCCGCCGGAGTGACCTGGCTGTTCGGCCTGAAGGCCTACGGCATCTCCACCATCGGGCAGATCCCGCGTGGCCTGCCGTCCCCAGCGGTCCCCAGCTTCAGCGGCCTGGAGATGGTGACCCTGATCCCCGCAGCCCTCGGCGTGGCCGTGGTCGGCTACACCGACAACGTGCTGACCGGCCGAGCGTTCGCCGCCAAGCGGCACGAGCAGGTGGACGGCAACCAGGAGTTCCTCGCTCTGGGCGCTGCCAACATCTCCGCCGGCCTGCTGCACGGGTTCCCGGTCAGCAGCAGCGGTAGTCGTACGGTGCTCGGTGACATCATGGGCAGCCGCAGCCAGTTGTTCTCGCTGGTGTCGCTGGCGACCGTGCTCGCCACCATGTTCTTCCTCAGTCCCGTGTTGGCCGCGTTCCCGAAGGCCGCATTGGGTGCCGTCGTGGTCTATGCGGCCATCCAGTTGATCGACATCGCCGAGCTGCGCAGGATCGGCCGGTTCCGGCGCAGCGAGTTGATGCTGGCACTGGCCACCACGGTCTCGGTGCTCGTCTTCAACGTGCTGTATGGCATCGGGGTCGCGATCGCGCTGTCCCTGCTGGACCTGTTGCGCAGGATCGTCAACCCGCACGACGGCATCCTGGGCTACGTCCCTGGCCTACCCGGCATGCATGACGTCGACGACTACGCAACCGGCAGGCAGGTGCCGGGCCTGGTCGTCTACCGCTACGACTCGCCGCTGTTCTTCGCCAACGCCGAGAACTTCAAGAATCGGGTGATGGCGGCCGTCGAGGCGTCCGACACCCCGGTCGAGTGGTTTCTGTTGAACGCCGAGGCCAATGTGGAGGTCGACCTGACCGCAGTCGACGTGCTGGACGAAGTCCGCCGCATTCTGGAGAGTCAGGGCATCGTGTTCGCGATGGCCCGCGTCAAGCAGGACATGCGCGATGCGCTGGCCGCCGCCGGGTTCGTCCAGCGGCTGGGCGATGATCGCATCTTCATGACCCTGCCGACAGCGGTCGAGGCCTATATCGCCTGGTATCGCCAGAAGCATGGCACGGCGCCAGCCGGACTGGAGCACCCGCCGGCCCGCTGA
- the pdxY gene encoding pyridoxal kinase PdxY, which produces MTSIMSIQSSVAYGHVGNSAATFPLMRLGIEVWPVLTVHFSNHTGYGSWRGPLLKSSDVAEVVSGIDERGVLGRCDAVLSGYQGGEDVGAVILDTVKLIKERNPAAIYCCDPVMGDVGRGFFVRPGIPEFMRDHVVPAAQVITPNQFELEFLTGLQTTSVPDVLKAADAARAMGPETVLVTSVVHDAADQDTIDMIAVTGEGAWSVTTPLLPQTFTGAGDITAAMFLAHLLTTGDPAAAVSRTAAIVYGVLKTTVESGQGELQLVAAQEEIAAPSHTFEVTRLR; this is translated from the coding sequence GTGACCTCCATCATGTCGATCCAGTCCTCGGTCGCGTACGGCCACGTCGGCAACTCGGCCGCAACCTTCCCGCTGATGCGCCTCGGGATCGAGGTGTGGCCGGTGCTGACCGTGCACTTCTCCAACCACACCGGGTACGGCTCGTGGCGGGGACCGCTGCTGAAGAGCAGCGATGTCGCCGAGGTCGTCAGCGGCATCGACGAGCGAGGCGTTCTGGGCCGGTGTGATGCCGTGCTGTCCGGTTATCAGGGCGGCGAGGACGTCGGGGCGGTCATCCTCGACACGGTGAAGCTGATCAAGGAACGCAACCCCGCGGCCATCTACTGCTGTGATCCCGTGATGGGCGACGTCGGTCGAGGGTTCTTCGTTCGGCCTGGCATCCCGGAGTTCATGCGTGACCACGTGGTGCCGGCGGCCCAGGTGATCACGCCCAACCAGTTTGAGCTGGAGTTCCTGACCGGACTGCAGACGACGTCCGTACCGGACGTGCTGAAGGCGGCGGACGCCGCCCGGGCGATGGGACCCGAGACGGTGCTGGTCACCAGCGTGGTGCACGACGCGGCCGACCAGGACACGATCGACATGATCGCCGTCACCGGCGAAGGCGCGTGGTCGGTCACCACCCCGCTACTGCCCCAGACGTTCACCGGTGCCGGCGACATCACCGCCGCGATGTTCCTGGCGCATCTGCTGACCACCGGGGATCCCGCCGCTGCCGTCTCGCGGACCGCCGCGATCGTGTACGGGGTGCTCAAGACCACAGTCGAGTCTGGGCAGGGCGAACTGCAGCTGGTGGCGGCCCAGGAGGAGATCGCCGCGCCCAGCCACACCTTCGAGGTCACCAGGCTCCGCTGA
- a CDS encoding serine hydrolase — protein MLSCPGTITEALRRVVQSTQSGDAAALVSVSLATVAEHQTLFEFNADARHYAASAMKLPLVLACYRRADEGRLDLQSPILVHNEFISRVGGTFEVDRTDDSDPEVWGRVGQHVPLAWLCRRSLVRSSNLATNLVLAAVGLPAVTATLADLGADGVEVVRGIGDFAAADRGLTNVITTRGLTTLLLALGDQTAGSSQACAAVLEMLAANEIDTEIRAALPEGTYVAHKNGWVTGVLHDAALIRPSDAAELVLSVATTGGWNEGSARGFIHAIAAQVWRHRDQLVPAW, from the coding sequence GTGCTGAGTTGTCCAGGGACGATCACCGAGGCGCTGCGACGCGTGGTGCAGTCGACGCAGTCGGGCGACGCCGCTGCCCTCGTGTCGGTCTCCCTCGCCACGGTGGCTGAACACCAGACCCTGTTCGAGTTCAACGCCGATGCCCGGCACTACGCCGCCAGCGCGATGAAGCTGCCGCTGGTGCTGGCGTGCTACCGGCGGGCCGACGAGGGACGGCTGGACCTGCAGAGTCCGATCCTGGTGCACAACGAGTTCATCTCCCGGGTCGGCGGGACGTTCGAGGTCGACCGGACCGACGACTCGGATCCCGAGGTGTGGGGACGGGTGGGTCAGCACGTGCCGCTGGCCTGGCTCTGCCGACGAAGCCTGGTCAGGTCCTCCAACCTCGCCACCAACCTGGTGCTGGCCGCGGTCGGACTGCCGGCGGTCACCGCGACGCTGGCCGATCTCGGGGCGGATGGCGTCGAGGTGGTGCGCGGTATCGGCGACTTCGCGGCTGCCGACAGGGGCCTGACCAACGTCATCACCACCCGGGGTCTGACGACCCTGCTGTTGGCGCTCGGCGACCAGACGGCCGGTTCCAGCCAGGCCTGCGCCGCGGTGCTGGAGATGCTCGCCGCCAACGAGATCGATACCGAGATCCGTGCCGCCCTGCCGGAGGGGACGTATGTGGCGCACAAGAACGGCTGGGTCACGGGCGTACTTCATGACGCGGCCCTGATCCGGCCCTCGGACGCCGCGGAGCTGGTGCTCAGCGTGGCCACCACCGGCGGCTGGAACGAGGGGTCGGCACGAGGGTTCATCCACGCCATTGCAGCGCAGGTGTGGCGTCATCGCGACCAACTGGTGCCAGCCTGGTGA
- a CDS encoding PGPGW domain-containing protein — protein MSASVEDTSDFDLALCDEGDAGPMSDREPSKAAASDGHDRSEAVGRDDGPDRDPSRTDNNIVLDQHDDRWHWRRKIRADPRKLVFYRFAVGFAGLLFVSLGLVTGPFPGPGGIPLVLLGLAIWSSEFEWAQRLMFVFKRQLERFRSWSRWQQTAFWIVFFACCGLIGYSSMLLFGVPEWLPDIAKSILSVLPGI, from the coding sequence ATGTCGGCCAGCGTTGAGGACACCAGCGACTTTGACCTGGCCCTGTGCGACGAAGGGGATGCCGGCCCCATGAGTGATCGCGAGCCGTCGAAAGCCGCTGCATCGGACGGTCACGACCGATCCGAGGCCGTTGGCCGCGACGACGGTCCCGACCGCGACCCGTCCCGCACCGACAACAACATCGTGCTGGACCAGCACGATGACCGCTGGCACTGGCGCCGCAAGATCCGCGCCGATCCGCGCAAGCTCGTCTTCTACCGTTTTGCGGTCGGTTTTGCTGGCCTGCTGTTCGTCAGCCTCGGCCTGGTGACGGGACCGTTCCCGGGCCCGGGAGGCATTCCGCTGGTGCTGCTGGGGCTCGCGATCTGGTCGAGTGAGTTCGAGTGGGCCCAGCGACTGATGTTCGTCTTCAAGCGACAGCTCGAGCGGTTCCGGTCGTGGAGCAGGTGGCAGCAGACGGCCTTCTGGATCGTCTTCTTCGCCTGCTGCGGCCTCATCGGCTACTCCTCGATGCTGTTGTTCGGCGTCCCCGAGTGGCTTCCGGACATCGCCAAGTCGATCCTTTCCGTGCTGCCGGGGATCTGA
- a CDS encoding glycerophosphodiester phosphodiesterase family protein, translating to MRAADYAYFDAPFLALAHRGGAADGENFDRENTLHAFGQAVERGYRYLETDVHATADGVLLAFHDDRLDRVTDQRGLIAELPYAQVAEARIAGRDAIPTLGELFTAFPQARFNIDAKAPAAVDLLADVIAEYEAYDRVCVSSFGYDRLHRLRRRLGRRVPSAASTRGVAWNRFAPSLTRLLNTPAAVLQLPITHTFLRWQLQVLTPALLRAAHRAGKQVHVWTIDDAPTIEWLLDVGVDGIFTDRIDTLKDVLTARGLWS from the coding sequence ATGCGCGCAGCGGACTACGCCTACTTCGACGCGCCCTTCCTGGCCCTCGCCCACCGCGGTGGCGCAGCGGACGGCGAGAACTTCGATCGGGAGAACACGCTGCACGCGTTCGGTCAGGCGGTGGAGCGGGGCTACCGCTACCTGGAGACCGATGTGCACGCCACCGCCGACGGGGTCCTGCTCGCCTTCCACGACGACCGCCTGGATCGCGTCACCGATCAGCGGGGCCTGATTGCCGAACTCCCCTACGCCCAGGTCGCCGAGGCGAGAATCGCTGGGCGGGACGCCATTCCCACGCTGGGCGAGCTGTTCACTGCTTTCCCGCAGGCACGGTTCAACATCGACGCCAAGGCACCGGCCGCCGTCGACCTGCTGGCCGATGTCATCGCCGAGTACGAGGCGTACGACCGGGTCTGCGTGTCTTCGTTCGGCTATGACCGGCTGCATCGACTGCGCCGTCGGCTCGGCCGGCGCGTTCCGTCCGCCGCCAGCACCCGGGGGGTGGCCTGGAACCGGTTTGCACCGTCGCTGACCAGGTTGCTCAACACTCCCGCCGCGGTGCTGCAGCTGCCGATCACCCACACCTTCCTGCGCTGGCAGCTGCAGGTGCTGACCCCGGCCCTGCTCCGGGCGGCGCACCGAGCCGGCAAGCAGGTGCACGTCTGGACCATCGACGACGCACCCACGATCGAATGGCTGCTGGACGTGGGTGTTGACGGCATATTCACCGATCGAATCGATACCTTGAAGGATGTGCTCACTGCCCGTGGGCTCTGGAGCTGA
- a CDS encoding MFS transporter, translated as MATGNNLAAEEGLSLVARVRKRTVVAWGLWDWGSAAYNAVIISFVFGPYLTTGVAKNLPEGSLSGPTWLGISTGIAGLAIALLAPVTGQRADAGGRRRRSLAIWTGLVIASTFGLYFVKQDYHYLWLGLALFGIGSVFSEFAGVSYNAMLPQVSTPRTIGAVSGFGWSMGYFGGIVLLLICYVGFIHPDMGWFGATAEGGLKYRMVAVFAGLWFLVFAIPVLVAVPEIAPGPRSQRVGFFASYRVLWHHLRSLFRADRNAVFFLVASALYRDGLAAVFSFGAILAVSVYGLNPGSVLIFGVAANVVAALGALTAGFIEDRVGPKPIILVSLGGLVTTALALLFLHGPTMFWIFGLILCLWVGPAQSSSRTFLARLAPVGREGEMFGLYATTGRAVSFLAPSLFAVFSGVFDSDRLGIIGIALVLLAGAVALSLVKPPARMQPVPLDAAS; from the coding sequence GTGGCCACCGGTAACAACCTGGCGGCGGAGGAAGGGCTCTCACTGGTCGCCCGGGTCAGGAAGCGGACCGTGGTCGCCTGGGGGCTGTGGGACTGGGGTTCGGCGGCGTACAACGCGGTCATCATCTCGTTCGTCTTCGGGCCCTACCTGACGACCGGGGTGGCGAAGAACCTCCCGGAGGGCTCACTCAGCGGTCCGACCTGGCTGGGCATCTCGACCGGGATCGCCGGTCTGGCCATCGCCCTGTTGGCGCCGGTCACGGGTCAGCGTGCGGATGCAGGCGGTCGTCGCCGCCGCAGCCTGGCCATCTGGACCGGACTGGTGATCGCCAGCACCTTCGGCCTGTATTTCGTCAAACAGGACTATCACTACCTCTGGCTCGGTCTGGCGCTGTTCGGGATCGGTTCCGTGTTCAGCGAGTTCGCCGGCGTCTCCTACAACGCGATGCTCCCGCAGGTCTCCACCCCGCGAACGATCGGCGCCGTGTCCGGCTTCGGCTGGTCGATGGGCTATTTCGGCGGCATCGTCCTGCTGCTCATCTGCTACGTGGGTTTCATCCACCCCGACATGGGCTGGTTCGGCGCCACGGCCGAAGGCGGACTGAAGTATCGGATGGTCGCAGTCTTCGCCGGCCTCTGGTTCCTGGTCTTCGCGATCCCGGTCCTGGTGGCGGTGCCGGAGATCGCACCCGGGCCCAGGTCTCAGCGGGTCGGGTTCTTCGCCTCCTACCGGGTCCTATGGCACCACCTGCGGTCGCTGTTCCGGGCCGACCGGAATGCAGTCTTCTTTCTGGTCGCCAGTGCCCTCTACCGCGACGGGTTGGCCGCCGTGTTCTCGTTCGGGGCGATCCTTGCCGTCAGCGTGTACGGGTTGAACCCCGGCAGTGTGCTGATCTTCGGGGTCGCCGCCAACGTGGTGGCAGCGCTCGGCGCCCTGACCGCCGGGTTCATCGAGGATCGGGTCGGACCCAAGCCGATCATCCTGGTCTCGCTGGGCGGTCTGGTGACCACCGCCCTCGCTCTGCTGTTTCTGCACGGTCCGACCATGTTCTGGATCTTCGGTCTCATCCTGTGCCTCTGGGTGGGACCGGCCCAATCCAGTTCGCGCACCTTCCTGGCCAGACTTGCACCGGTGGGCCGAGAGGGTGAGATGTTCGGCCTGTACGCGACCACCGGCCGCGCCGTCTCCTTCCTGGCGCCCAGCCTGTTCGCGGTGTTCTCCGGCGTCTTCGACTCCGACCGGCTGGGGATCATCGGAATAGCGCTAGTGTTGCTGGCGGGGGCCGTGGCGCTGTCGTTGGTGAAGCCACCTGCACGGATGCAGCCGGTACCGCTCGATGCCGCGTCATAG
- a CDS encoding RNA polymerase-binding protein RbpA, translating into MADRSLKGTGLGAKSFEDEAGIEFAARQEISYDCPQKHHFTLVFAQEADIPALWECPRCGAESLRSDGERPEAKEEKPVRTHWDMLRERRSIAELEDLLAERLDLLRSGEVGPPQFARPSRSKKSA; encoded by the coding sequence ATGGCCGATCGTTCTCTCAAGGGAACCGGGCTGGGTGCCAAGAGCTTCGAAGACGAGGCCGGTATCGAGTTCGCAGCACGCCAAGAAATCAGTTACGACTGCCCACAGAAGCATCACTTCACTCTGGTGTTCGCGCAGGAGGCCGACATTCCCGCGCTCTGGGAGTGCCCGCGCTGCGGAGCCGAGTCATTGCGGTCCGACGGCGAGCGGCCCGAAGCCAAGGAAGAGAAGCCGGTCCGTACGCACTGGGACATGCTCCGCGAACGTCGTTCGATCGCCGAACTCGAAGATCTTCTCGCCGAGCGACTCGACCTGTTGCGCTCCGGTGAGGTGGGACCACCTCAGTTCGCGCGCCCTTCACGCTCTAAGAAGAGTGCCTGA
- a CDS encoding DUF6458 family protein → MYGIGLGVFLGIIGAILLFHAIDFPDSWPIDESVLGWIFLIAGIVVIVLGLIQHTQRTRTKHTTERRVDVEGNVPPTQPPAV, encoded by the coding sequence ATGTACGGAATCGGACTCGGTGTCTTCCTCGGCATCATCGGCGCCATCCTGCTCTTCCACGCGATCGACTTCCCGGACTCATGGCCGATCGACGAGTCGGTGCTCGGCTGGATCTTCCTGATCGCCGGCATTGTGGTCATCGTGTTGGGTCTGATCCAACACACCCAGCGCACCCGCACCAAGCACACCACCGAGCGTCGCGTGGACGTCGAGGGCAACGTCCCGCCGACCCAGCCGCCCGCCGTCTGA
- a CDS encoding FxsA family protein, with the protein MLFMALVVAVPIFEVWLLIQVGHQIGVLPTIAILVAEAILGGWLLKREGGKAWKALNDALGTGRMPSGEMTNAALVLVGGVLLMLPGFASDLIGFFFLLPFTRPWARRIVGFFVARRVQSLGVNVPVMRARLRHEDLIEGEVVDATKRQRRDDTVISGEIE; encoded by the coding sequence ATGCTCTTCATGGCACTGGTGGTTGCTGTGCCCATCTTCGAGGTGTGGCTGTTGATTCAGGTGGGCCACCAGATCGGCGTGCTGCCGACCATCGCGATCCTGGTCGCCGAGGCGATTCTCGGTGGCTGGCTGTTGAAGAGAGAGGGCGGGAAGGCCTGGAAGGCACTGAACGACGCCCTCGGCACCGGCCGGATGCCCAGCGGAGAGATGACCAATGCCGCGCTGGTACTGGTGGGTGGTGTCCTGCTGATGCTTCCCGGCTTCGCCTCGGACCTGATCGGCTTCTTCTTCCTGCTGCCGTTCACCCGGCCCTGGGCCCGTCGGATCGTGGGCTTCTTCGTCGCCCGCCGGGTGCAGAGTCTGGGCGTCAACGTCCCGGTGATGCGGGCGCGCCTGCGTCATGAAGACCTGATCGAGGGTGAGGTCGTCGACGCCACCAAGCGTCAGCGGCGCGACGACACCGTCATCTCGGGCGAGATCGAGTAG
- a CDS encoding glycosyltransferase: MSDLGKILVIIPTYNEAENVERIVSRVRASVPAAHVLIADDNSPDGTGRLADDLAAADAQVEVLHRRGKEGLGAAYLAGFHWGLERGYDVLVELDADGSHQPEQLPSLLAALHTADMVKGSRWVRGGSVVNWPQSRKILSLGGNLWTRLMLGIPLKDATGGYNVFRAETLRNIGLDDIASAGYCFQVDLAWRALKAGFKVVEVPITFVEREYGDSKMSQQIVIEALIRTTLWGIAHRARQLRELGRRTGSAPVGEVTR; this comes from the coding sequence GTGAGCGACCTAGGCAAGATCCTCGTCATCATCCCGACCTACAACGAAGCCGAGAATGTCGAACGGATCGTGTCCAGAGTGCGCGCCAGCGTGCCGGCCGCACACGTGCTGATCGCCGACGACAACTCGCCCGATGGCACCGGCAGACTGGCCGATGACCTGGCTGCGGCGGACGCCCAGGTGGAGGTCCTGCACCGGCGTGGCAAGGAGGGCCTCGGCGCCGCCTATCTGGCCGGTTTCCACTGGGGCCTGGAGCGCGGCTACGACGTGCTGGTCGAGCTTGACGCGGACGGTTCGCACCAGCCTGAACAGCTGCCGAGCCTGCTTGCGGCGCTGCATACGGCGGACATGGTCAAGGGGTCGCGGTGGGTTCGTGGCGGCTCGGTCGTCAACTGGCCGCAGTCGCGCAAGATCCTCTCCCTGGGCGGCAACCTGTGGACCCGGCTGATGCTCGGCATCCCGCTGAAGGATGCCACCGGTGGCTACAACGTGTTCCGGGCCGAAACGCTCCGGAACATCGGCCTCGACGACATCGCCTCGGCCGGCTACTGCTTCCAGGTGGACCTGGCCTGGCGAGCACTCAAGGCTGGGTTCAAGGTGGTCGAGGTGCCGATCACCTTCGTCGAGCGTGAGTACGGCGACTCCAAGATGAGCCAGCAGATCGTGATCGAGGCCCTCATCCGGACGACGCTCTGGGGGATCGCCCATCGCGCCCGCCAACTGCGTGAGCTGGGTCGTCGCACCGGTTCTGCGCCGGTTGGGGAGGTGACGCGATGA
- the lnt gene encoding apolipoprotein N-acyltransferase, with amino-acid sequence MTLIPRPGRLVGLERLRLRSRLPLVLLGGVAMGLSWQPYNWWPLLLVGLPAFTLGVFRLQRLRQAFGLGYVFGLVMLSVTINWLHVLGFPVMAALILFESLFFGCLGIGISLVTRLRVWPLGVACLWVLCEFGYSRIPFGGFGWTRIGYAAVDTPLSGFFPIVGVVGVSFLVALTGQLVAWFTLHVLGQRVAEDPIRLRTAVPAAALVFVLVGTGLGLQHWQNEPLAGTKGSVNVGIVQGNVPGRGMEAMGRARTVTNNHLRETIKLTLKVREGITPQPDFILWPENSTDIDPLLDSQTRAVVQSATQLADRPILVGAVMAGPGEDERQTTALWWDPTRGVLARYDKRNLVPFGEWIPFRDELLPVIPMLKLVGAQSIPGTKPGVLHVPLTDGRRIAVGDVICFELAYDTTVYQTMTNGAQLLMVQSNNATYGGTGQIEQQFAITRARAMESRREIAVATTNSVSGFIDRDGRVVFRTKQFTADSAVRALPLRTSLTPAVRFAPWLDLALALAGGVFLLLGFLARRRADRASFGLVRENGGQPDLSRPEKEAAE; translated from the coding sequence GTGACACTGATCCCTCGACCTGGGCGGCTTGTGGGGCTGGAGCGGCTGAGGCTGCGGTCGCGGCTGCCGCTGGTGCTGCTGGGCGGTGTGGCGATGGGGCTCAGTTGGCAGCCGTACAACTGGTGGCCGCTGCTGCTGGTTGGTCTGCCGGCGTTCACCCTGGGCGTGTTCCGGTTGCAGCGCCTGCGGCAAGCCTTCGGCCTGGGCTACGTGTTCGGGCTGGTGATGTTATCGGTCACAATCAACTGGCTGCACGTCCTTGGCTTCCCGGTGATGGCGGCCCTGATCCTGTTCGAGTCCCTGTTCTTCGGCTGCCTCGGGATCGGCATCAGTCTGGTGACCCGCCTTCGGGTATGGCCGTTGGGAGTGGCCTGTCTGTGGGTGCTGTGTGAGTTCGGCTACTCGCGAATCCCCTTCGGAGGTTTTGGCTGGACCCGGATCGGCTATGCCGCCGTCGACACCCCACTCTCCGGCTTCTTTCCGATCGTCGGTGTTGTCGGGGTCAGCTTCCTGGTGGCGTTGACCGGCCAGCTGGTGGCCTGGTTCACGCTGCACGTCCTTGGTCAGCGCGTGGCTGAGGACCCGATCCGGCTGAGGACCGCTGTCCCTGCTGCGGCGCTCGTCTTTGTGCTGGTCGGCACCGGCCTCGGCCTGCAGCACTGGCAGAACGAGCCGTTGGCCGGAACGAAGGGGTCGGTGAACGTTGGCATCGTCCAGGGCAACGTGCCTGGCCGCGGGATGGAGGCGATGGGCCGCGCCCGTACGGTGACCAACAACCATCTCCGCGAGACCATCAAGCTCACCCTGAAGGTGAGAGAGGGCATCACGCCACAGCCCGACTTCATCCTGTGGCCGGAGAACTCGACCGACATCGACCCGCTGTTGGACAGCCAGACGCGAGCAGTGGTCCAGTCCGCAACCCAGCTGGCCGACCGGCCGATTCTCGTTGGTGCGGTGATGGCCGGACCTGGAGAGGACGAGCGGCAGACGACTGCGCTGTGGTGGGATCCGACTCGGGGCGTTCTGGCGCGCTACGACAAGCGCAACCTGGTCCCGTTCGGCGAGTGGATCCCGTTCCGCGACGAGCTGCTACCGGTCATTCCGATGCTCAAGCTGGTCGGCGCTCAGTCCATCCCCGGCACCAAGCCGGGTGTACTGCACGTGCCGCTGACCGACGGCCGGCGGATCGCGGTGGGGGACGTGATCTGTTTCGAGCTCGCGTACGACACGACCGTGTACCAGACCATGACCAACGGCGCACAGCTCCTGATGGTGCAGAGCAACAACGCTACCTACGGAGGGACCGGCCAGATCGAGCAGCAGTTCGCCATCACCCGGGCCCGGGCCATGGAGTCCCGTCGCGAGATCGCCGTGGCCACCACCAACAGCGTCTCGGGTTTCATCGACCGGGACGGCCGGGTGGTGTTCAGGACCAAGCAGTTCACCGCCGACTCAGCGGTCCGGGCGCTGCCGCTGCGGACCTCGCTGACTCCGGCGGTGCGCTTCGCGCCCTGGCTGGACCTGGCTCTGGCCCTCGCCGGTGGCGTGTTCCTGTTGCTGGGATTCCTGGCGCGACGTCGGGCGGACCGGGCGTCATTTGGCCTGGTACGGGAGAATGGGGGCCAGCCGGACCTGTCCCGACCCGAGAAAGAAGCTGCCGAGTGA
- a CDS encoding hotdog domain-containing protein: MSDPRLGLTVIHRRYVGYNHAHYAGNLVDGAFTLGLFGDVATEICIRTDSDEGLFVGYASVEFLAPVRAGDVVETEGTVTRVGNRSREITFTSRVVCRGVAGTDSASQLLADPILTVRAVGTVVVPSIATVP, translated from the coding sequence ATGAGCGACCCTCGTCTCGGGCTGACCGTGATCCATCGTCGGTATGTGGGATACAACCACGCGCACTATGCCGGCAACCTGGTGGACGGTGCCTTCACGCTGGGCCTGTTCGGTGACGTCGCCACCGAGATCTGCATCCGGACCGACTCCGACGAGGGGCTCTTCGTCGGGTACGCGTCAGTGGAGTTCCTGGCACCGGTCCGGGCCGGCGACGTCGTCGAGACCGAGGGCACCGTGACGCGGGTCGGCAACAGGAGCCGGGAGATCACCTTCACCTCCCGCGTCGTCTGCCGCGGTGTCGCCGGTACGGACAGCGCCTCGCAACTCCTGGCCGACCCGATCCTCACCGTCCGCGCCGTCGGCACCGTAGTCGTCCCCAGCATCGCGACCGTGCCCTGA